One region of Triticum aestivum cultivar Chinese Spring chromosome 6B, IWGSC CS RefSeq v2.1, whole genome shotgun sequence genomic DNA includes:
- the LOC123135489 gene encoding disease resistance protein Pik-2, with product MEATAVSVGKAVLDGALGYAKSKAAEEIALQLGVERDVDFIKDELQMMQSFLMTADEEQSQNKVLTTWVKQIGVLAYKVEDNLMDFGLHSEKKPFMWCIPRNPGDRRRIAKEVKELRAKVEDVSNRNLRYRLIKESSGSKSTMAEEQASIATAAMFGINEARLAALEHTKSSEVDLHQLITSKDVDLRVIAMWGTSGDIGKTSAIQEVYDDPKVLKRFGFCAWIRLMHPFNPQEFLRSLVRQFYENSHDEVGKPSFNPQEFLRSFVRQFYENPHDEIGKPEQETSVGANVLAKMEKMDQSDLVRVFNAQLCKNSYLVVINDLATIEEWHCIKKYFPDNKKQSRIIVSTQQAEIARLCTEKPYQVSELKQLSCDQTFYLFHKKAMHEACSTEPISNTNNVTTIEKNTAVLTTEIHVEDQERNNANEEKVHNSTAGKKFERSRTLALTDEVLCGRETEKSVLIKLVDQPDNNQGCKVISVWGMGGLGKTTLVRSIYQSQQLGGWKRAWATALRPFNPEVLLRDLALQLQNTIQEGPAGSAATTGAQKKSISVMKLQELKDELARVLKLKRCLVVLDDIWSTSEWDLVKSCLDNAGRIIVTTRQKDIAKHCSREDKNMYCLEGLKDDAALDLFKKKVFKDNIEEKDLVPAMMEQARFILHKCAGLPLAISTIGGFLATKPKNSIEWRKMHACISTELEINPELRTIKTILMRSYDGLPYHLKSAFLYLAIFPEDHRIRWGRLVRRWIAEGYSRDMHGMSAIELCRRYFDELLDRSMIMPGEGTDQYSQKINSCQLHDMIRQICISKAREENLVFTLEEGCCFSDTQGAIRHLVIGSNWKRDKDVLESMLELSHVRSLTVFGEWRSFFISNTMRFVRVLDLEDTLGLRDHHLNQIGQLHHLKYLSLRGCHNILFLPNSFRNLRHLETLDVRGTRISELPTIITNLRKLQHLHADDHWHCLRVRGEDGIVDKYQRYIDRISTCKRCSVLCSRGHIFLRPQVLDAGLNRYDIFNLYRFQERNLDGIILPRGIGKLKALHSLGYADVSGRNGNATVKEFGELTQLRKLKVGGLSYRNIKELWSAIAGHNQLQSLSVEIGNQHEEGNELDGCLGEGLLPPSSLESLTLHGKLVNVTKWIHKLQNLSKLVLQFSKLEQVDAIQTLGVLPNIAVLRLRYDSFRGTQLHFQRSSFPSLMVLELSWLDIQSVLFGEDTMPKIELLQIGVCDELKDISGLPALKSLKEIQFPNDGDSYYSKILEVQREQVERQVAEHVRVNY from the exons ATGGAGGCAACGGCGGTTAGCGTGGGCAAAGCCGTGCTTGATGGCGCGCTGGGCTACGCCAAGTCAAAGGCGGCGGAGGAAATCGCGCTGCAGCTCGGCGTCGAGCGCGATGTGGACTTCATCAAGGATGAGCTGCAGATGATGCAGTCATTCCTGATGACGGCGGATGAGGAGCAAAGCCAGAACAAGGTGCTCACCACCTGGGTGAAACAGATCGGGGTCCTAGCCTACAAGGTGGAGGACAACCTCATGGATTTTGGCCTCCACTCAGAGAAAAAGCCATTTATGTGGTGCATCCCCCGCAATCCGGGTGATCGACGCCGCATCGCCAAGGAGGTGAAGGAGCTGAGGGCCAAAGTGGAGGACGTGAGCAACAGGAACCTGCGCTATCGCCTCATCAAGGAGAGCTCAGGCTCCAAGTCTACCATGGCAGAGGAGCAGGCCAGCATTGCTACTGCGGCAATGTTTGGCATCAACGAAGCAAGGCTTGCTGCCTTGGAGCATACAAAATCATCAGAGGTGGACCTCCATCAGTTGATTACCAGCAAGGATGTGGACCTTAGGGTGATCGCCATGTGGGGAACCAGCGGTGATATCGGGAAGACGTCTGCTATCCAGGAGGTTTATGATGACCCAAAGGTACTGAAAAGGTTTGGATTCTGTGCTTGGATTAGGTTGATGCATCCTTTCAATCCACAAGAGTTCCTCCGCAGCTTGGTAAggcaattttatgaaaattctcATGATGAGGTTGGAAAGCCATCTTTCAATCCACAAGAGTTCCTCAGGAGCTTCGTAAGGCAATTTTATGAAAACCCCCATGATGAGATTGGAAAGCCAGAACAAGAAACAAGTGTCGGGGCTAATGTTCTGGCCAAGATGGAGAAGATGGATCAAAGTGATTTAGTCCGTGTGTTTAATGCACAGTTGTGTAAGAATAGCTACCTGGTTGTCATAAATGACCTGGCCACAATAGAAGAGTGGCATTGCATTAAGAAGTACTTTCCCGACAACAAGAAACAAAGTAGAATCATCGTTTCCACGCAGCAAGCTGAAATTGCAAGGTTGTGCACAGAGAAACCGTACCAAGTTTCGGAGTTGAAGCAGTTGTCATGTGATCAAACTTTTTATTTGTTCCACAAGAAG GCTATGCATGAAGCATGTTCTACTGAGCCCATTTCCAACACGAACAATGTTACTACTATTGAGAAAAACACAGCAGTGCTCACCACCGAAATACATGTGGAAGATCAAGAACGTAACAATGCAAATGAAGAAAAAGTTCATAACTCAACTGCTGGAAAGAAGTTCGAACGCAGCAGGACACTGGCATTGACTGATGAAGTGCTTTGTGGGCGAGAAACAGAGAAATCTGTTCTTATCAAATTAGTTGACCAACCGGACAACAATCAAGGCTGTAAGGTGATCTCTGTTTGGGGAATGGGGGGTCTTGGAAAAACCACTCTTGTCCGAAGCATCTACCAAAGCCAGCAGCTTGGTGGCTGGAAGCGTGCATGGGCCACTGCATTGCGTCCCTTTAACCCTGAAGTACTCCTTAGAGATTTGGCTTTGCAGCTTCAGAATACTATTCAAGAAGGTCCTGCCGGATCAGCAGCAACTACTGGAGCGCAAAAGAAAAGCATATCAGTGATGAAACTTCAAGAGTTGAAGGATGAGCTAGCTCGGGTACTAAAATTGAAAAGGTGCcttgttgttcttgatgatatATGGTCCACTTCTGAATGGGATTTGGTCAAATCATGTTTGGATAATGCTGGAAGGATCATAGTCACCACAAGACAAAAAGATATTGCCAAACATTGTTCAAGAGAAGACAAGAACATGTACTGTCTTGAAGGTCTGAAAGATGATGCTGCACTTGACCTTTTCAAGAAGAAG GTGTTCAAGGACAATATTGAAGAAAAAGATTTAGTCCCAGCTATGATGGAGCAAGCAAGATTTATCCTGCATAAATGTGCTGGACTTCCCCTTGCAATATCAACTATTGGTGGATTCCTAGCTACTAAGCCAAAAAATTCTATTGAATGGAGAAAGATGCATGCCTGTATTAGCACAGAATTGGAGATAAATCCTGAACTTCGGACAATAAAGACAATTCTTATGAGGAGCTATGATGGTTTGCCATACCATCTCAAGTCTGCTTTCTTATACCTGGCCATATTTCCAGAAGATCACAGAATTAGGTGGGGTCGCTTGGTGCGGCGGTGGATTGCAGAGGGCTACTCAAGGGATATGCATGGCATGAGTGCAATTGAACTTTGTCGGAGGTACTTTGATGAGCTCCTGGATAGGAGTATGATCATGCCAGGGGAAGGGACAGACCAATACAGTCAGAAAATCAATTCTTGCCAACTTCATGATATGATCCGTCAAATATGTATCTCAAAGGCTAGGGAGGAAAACCTTGTTTTCACGCTGGAGGAAGGATGTTGTTTTAGCGACACACAAGGTGCAATACGCCATCTTGTCATAGGTAGCAACTGGAAAAGGGACAAAGATGTGCTGGAGAGCATGCTGGAATTGTCACATGTACGGTCATTGACCGTGTTTGGAGAGTGGAGATCATTTTTCATCTCCAACACTATGAGGTTTGTGCGAGTGCTTGACTTAGAAGACACACTGGGGTTAAGGGATCATCATCTTAATCAAATAGGGCAGCTCCATCATCTCAAGTACCTTTCTCTTCGAGGATGTCACAACATTTTATTCTTGCCTAATTCTTTCCGGAATTTGAGGCACCTCGAAACACTGGATGTTAGAGGTACACGTATATCTGAGTTGCCAACAATAATCACCAATCTTCGGAAGCTACAACACCTTCATGCAGATGATCATTGGCACTGTTTGCGTGTTAGGGGAGAGGATGGCATAGTTGATAAGTATCAACGTTACATTGATCGTATTTCCACATGTAAAAGATGCAGCGTTTTGTGTTCCAGAGGTCATATTTTCTTGAGACCACAAGTTTTAGATGCCGGCTTGAACAGGTATGATATATTCAATCTATACCGCTTCCAGGAGAGGAACCTAGATGGCATTATTCTTCCTAGAGGGATTGGCAAATTGAAGGCCCTTCACTCATTAGGTTACGCTGATGTTTCTGGGAGAAATGGAAATGCCACTGTAAAAGAGTTCGGAGAGCTTACTCAGCTACGTAAGCTTAAAGTGGGTGGTCTGAGCTACAGAAACATCAAGGAGTTATGGTCTGCCATTGCTGGTCATAATCAACTTCAATCTTTGTCAGTTGAAATAGGTAACCAGCATGAAGAGGGGAACGAGTTAGATGGCTGTTTGGGTGAGGGTTTGCTGCCACCAAGCAGCCTCGAGAGCCTCACTCTGCATGGCAAGCTAGTCAATGTAACAAAATGGATCCATAAGCTTCAGAATCTCTCCAAGTTGGTGCTACAGTTTAGCAAATTGGAGCAAGTTGATGCTATACAAACCCTCGGGGTGCTACCAAATATAGCGGTTCTACGCCTGCGCTATGACTCATTCAGGGGGACACAGCTCCATTTCCAGAGGTCATCTTTCCCTAGCCTCATGGTGCTGGAGCTCAGTTGGTTAGACATCCAGTCGGTGCTATTTGGAGAAGACACAATGCCCAAGATTGAGCTGCTACAAATTGGTGTGTGCGACGAGCTGAAGGACATCTCCGGGCTACCAGCCCTCAAAAGCCTCAAAGAAATTCAGTTTCCTAATGATGGTGACAGTTATTACAGTAAAATATTAGAGGTGCAGAGGGAACAGGTGGAGAGGCAGGTAGCGGAGCACGTGAGAGTGAACTATTAa